Proteins co-encoded in one Thamnophis elegans isolate rThaEle1 chromosome 1, rThaEle1.pri, whole genome shotgun sequence genomic window:
- the TMEM41B gene encoding transmembrane protein 41B, giving the protein MAQRGSTQAALGRTMEAERLQEAEAALERHQQLIAGKAHKEGGSARMSLLILISIFLTAASVMLMVYKNFPQLSEEERECMKVPRDMDDAKALGKVLSKYKDTFYVQVLVAYFTTYVFLQTFAIPGSIFLSILSGFLYPFPLALFLVCLCSGLGASFCYMLSYLVGRPVVYRYLTEKAVKWSKQVERHREHLINYIIFLRITPFLPNWFINITSPVINVPLKVFFIGTFLGVAPPSFVAIKAGTTLYQLTTAGEAVSWNSVFILMVLAILSILPAIFQNKLKQKFT; this is encoded by the exons ATGGCTCAGCGGGGCTCAACGCAGGCAGCCTTGGGGCGGACGATGGAGGCGGAGAGGCTACAGGAGGCAGAGGCTGCCTTGGAACGGCATCAGCAGTTGATTGCAG GAAAAGCACATAAAGAAGGTGGATCTGCACGAATGTCGCTCCTCATCTTAATATCCATCTTCTTAACAGCTGCTTCTGTTATGTTGATGGTATATAAAAACTTTCCTCAACTTAGTGA agaggagagagaatgtATGAAAGTTCCTAGAGACATGGATGATGCTAAAGCTTTAGGAAAAGTACTCTCTAAATACAAGGATACTTTCTATGTTCAAGTATTAGTGGCCTATTTTACTACCTATGTCTT CCTGCAAACATTTGCCATTCCTGGATCTATATTTTTGAGTATACTTTCAGGATTTCTTTATCCTTTTCCATTAGCTCTATTTCTTGTTTGTCTG TGCTCTGGACTTGGAGCTTCTTTTTGTTATATGCTATCGTATTTAGTTGGAAGACCAGTTGTATATAGATATTTAACAGAGAAAGCAGTAAAATGGTCAAAACAG GTTGAAAGACACAGAGAACATCTCATTAACTACATAATATTTTTGAGAATCACTCCTTTCCTTCCTAATTGGTTCATCAATATAACTTCTCCTGTAATAAATGTGccattaaaagtattttttattgGTACTTTTCTTG GTGTTGCACCACCATCTTTTGTAGCAATTAAAGCTGGAACCACACTTTATCAGCTTACTACAGCAGGTGAAGCTGTTTCCTGGAACTCAGTCTTTATTCTTATGGTTCTGGCAATTCTGTCCATTCTACCAGCAATTTTCCAGAATAAACTTAAACAAAAATTTACATAA